Proteins from a single region of Thamnophis elegans isolate rThaEle1 chromosome 17, rThaEle1.pri, whole genome shotgun sequence:
- the CERS2 gene encoding ceramide synthase 2, which produces MFQTLYNYFWWDRLWLPANLTWDDLQVQDDQVYSKGAHLLYTIPLGFLFLVIRHFFEIYIATPLAGLLNVKEKTRLKATPNPVLEKFYSTSCKAPKQGAIEALSKKCGCSPRQVERWFRRRRNQDRPSLLKKFREASWRFTFYLVAFIAGMAVIVDKPWFYDLREVWDGYPIQPLLPSQYWYYLTELSFYLSLLFSIASDVKRKDFKEQVIHHVATIILISFSWFTNYIRAGTLIMALHDASDYLLESAKMFNYAGWKNMCNNIFIVFAVVFIITRLIILPFWILHCTMIYPLEMYPPFFGYYFFNSMMVVLQCLHVFWAYLIIRMAQKFITGKIVEDERSDRDETDYSEEEEKAAAGAMPGAGTKNGPLTNGHPVLNNNHRKVE; this is translated from the exons ATGTTTCAGACGTTGTACAATTACTTCTGGTGGGATCGGCTTTGGTTGCCAGCCAACTTGACCTGGGATGACCTCCAGGTCCAGGATGACCAAGTTTACAGCAAAGGTGCTCATCTCTTGTACACCATTCCCCTGGGCTTCCTCTTCCTGGTCATCAGGCACTTCTTCGAAAT cTACATCGCCACTCCACTGGCCGGGCTTTTGAACGTCAAAGAAAAAACTCGATTAAAAGCCACCCCCAACCCAGTGCTCGAGAAATTTTATTCCACTTCCTGCAAAGCCCCCAAACAG GGGGCTATCGAGGCGCTGTCCAAAAAGTGTGGGTGCTCCCCCCGGCAGGTGGAGCGATGGTTCCGGCGGAGGCGAAATCAGGATAGGCCCAGTTTGCTCAAGAAATTCCGGGAAGCCAG TTGGAGATTCACATTTTACCTTGTTGCGTTCATCGCCGGCATGGCGGTCATAGTCGAT AAACCTTGGTTTTACGACCTCAGAGAAGTGTGGGACGGCTACCCCATACAG CCCTTGCTGCCTTCTCAGTACTGGTATTATCTCACAGAGCTCTCCTTTTACCTGTCGCTCTTGTTCAGCATCGCCTCCGACGTGAAACGGAAG GATTTCAAGGAGCAGGTGATCCATCATGTGGCCACCATCATCCTGATCAGTTTCTCCTGGTTCACCAACTACATCCGGGCAGGGACCCTCATCATGGCTCTGCACGACGCCTCCGATTACCTGCTGGAG TCGGCCAAGATGTTCAACTACGCCGGCTGGAAGAACATGTGCAACAACATTTTCATCGTCTTCGCAGTCGTCTTCATTATCACCCGCTTGATCATCCTTCCTTTCTG GATTCTCCACTGCACCATGATCTACCCCTTAGAGATGTATCCTCCTTTTTTCGGCTATTACTTTTTCAACAGCATGATGGTCGTCCTTCAGTGCCTCCACGTATTCTGGGCCTACCTGATCATTCGAATGGCTCAGAAATTCATAACTGGAAAG ATAGTGGAGGACGAGCGAAGCGATCGGGACGAAACGGATTACTccgaggaggaagaaaaggctgCCGCGGGCGCCATGCCTGGCGCGGGAACCAAGAATGGCCCGCTCACCAACGGGCACCCCGTCTTGAACAATAATCACCGGAAAGTAGAATAA